One Capsicum annuum cultivar UCD-10X-F1 chromosome 2, UCD10Xv1.1, whole genome shotgun sequence genomic window carries:
- the LOC124896292 gene encoding secreted RxLR effector protein 161-like: MYLANNTRPDIYFAVNLLARLISSPTKRHWNGVKHIRRYLRGTIDLRLFYSNESKSEMIGYVDAGYLSDPHKARSQTGYLFTYGGTAISWRSMKQTLAATSSNHAEIIVIDEASRECVWLRSMTQQI, encoded by the coding sequence atgtatcttgccaATAATACTCGACCAGATATTTATTTTGCGGTAAATTTATTGGCAAGACTCATCTCttccccaactaaaagacattggAATGGTGTCAAACATATACGCAGATATCTTCGGGGAACCattgacttgagattattttattcaaatgaatcCAAGTCAGAAATGATTGGTTACGTAGATGCAGGATACTTATCTGATCCACATAAGGCTCGGTCTCAGACgggttatttatttacatatggtGGCACAGCTATATCATGGCGTTCAATGAAGCAAACATTAGCTGcaacttcttcaaatcatgcagaAATCATTGTCATTGATGAAGCGAGTCGGGAGTGTGTTTGGTTGAGATCAATGActcaacaaatttaa